Proteins encoded within one genomic window of Raineyella fluvialis:
- a CDS encoding sensor histidine kinase, producing the protein MSPRRREVALLACGAVCTAALPAAVGFARVPHEQLLPALLPLVNAIVYLGVAGYAVWRRPMHRAAQRMVVWAVTMTVGYAAGAVYSAAVAIGLVPGWGWAGLVGIEVLAWLGNLALVSLFLVFPDGSYRRPLDRAVIRWAVVALAAFVVCQLIGQPEIRTGDLVWSDEARAPNPWAVPALSGVGAVGALGLGPGGPLLTLIGALLLLLRWRGSEAEDRRRIAWPLVGFAATGLAMLGLGAAHALLPPWPAWLQALAWAPVVLFVPIALVVGIVNGQLLDIGVVVSRSVVYGALWMAIAVAYLGLTAAAGVVAGSRLPLAMAVATTVLVGFVSAPARRHLERLADRLVFGRRAEGDLLLGEVGRKLARGSGMDNAAFDIAESVREGVRAEWVVVRLADGDPVAAASLSRAVSADGAPQRRGAPAPLAVARPASVAPPAPDVVPGMDQPRLVAAIEIDGVHLGEIRCGSKLDGAYTDRDALLVETLGRQAAWALRNVQLSRELTAKVDELQASRVRILQAEEAGRRRLERDLHDGVQQELVALLARLGLAANQLRRGSPLAAGTIADAHAEARTALEDLQEVVRGIHPTLLADRGLVAAVEARAVRMPVPVAVSSDEAARSGRFTDDVESSAYFVVSECLTNVAKHAPYASVAVTFRLAHDLLHLSVTDDGPGFDVDSHWGSGLTGLQDRVEACGGRLDVSSRPGMGTTITAELPTSGGGTS; encoded by the coding sequence GTGAGTCCGCGACGACGCGAAGTTGCGCTGCTGGCCTGCGGCGCAGTGTGTACGGCAGCCCTGCCGGCGGCCGTGGGCTTCGCGCGGGTGCCACACGAGCAGTTGCTCCCGGCGTTGCTGCCCCTGGTCAACGCCATCGTCTATCTGGGCGTGGCGGGTTACGCGGTGTGGAGGCGGCCGATGCACCGGGCGGCGCAGCGCATGGTGGTCTGGGCCGTGACCATGACGGTCGGGTACGCCGCGGGAGCGGTCTATTCCGCGGCAGTGGCCATTGGCCTGGTGCCGGGCTGGGGGTGGGCGGGGCTGGTGGGGATCGAGGTGCTGGCCTGGTTGGGGAACCTCGCGTTGGTGTCCCTGTTCCTGGTCTTCCCCGATGGCTCCTACCGGCGGCCCCTGGACCGGGCGGTCATCCGCTGGGCCGTCGTGGCCCTCGCCGCCTTCGTCGTCTGCCAGCTGATCGGACAGCCGGAGATCCGCACCGGCGACCTGGTCTGGTCGGACGAGGCGCGAGCCCCCAATCCGTGGGCCGTGCCGGCGCTGTCCGGTGTCGGGGCGGTCGGAGCCCTCGGGCTGGGGCCGGGCGGGCCCTTGCTGACCCTGATCGGGGCGCTCCTCCTCCTGCTGCGTTGGCGCGGCTCGGAGGCGGAGGACCGGCGGCGGATCGCCTGGCCGCTGGTCGGTTTCGCCGCCACCGGGCTCGCCATGCTCGGCCTGGGCGCCGCCCATGCGCTGCTACCGCCATGGCCCGCGTGGCTGCAGGCCCTGGCCTGGGCTCCGGTCGTCCTGTTCGTCCCGATCGCCCTCGTCGTCGGGATCGTGAACGGACAGTTGCTCGACATCGGCGTCGTCGTCAGCCGGTCGGTTGTCTACGGCGCGCTGTGGATGGCCATCGCGGTCGCCTACCTGGGGCTGACTGCTGCCGCCGGGGTGGTGGCGGGAAGCCGACTACCCCTGGCCATGGCGGTGGCCACCACGGTGCTGGTGGGTTTCGTGTCGGCCCCCGCCCGTCGCCACCTCGAGCGACTCGCCGATCGACTGGTGTTCGGACGGCGTGCCGAGGGGGACCTCCTTCTCGGCGAGGTCGGGAGGAAGCTCGCCCGTGGGTCCGGGATGGACAACGCCGCGTTCGACATCGCCGAGTCCGTCCGGGAGGGCGTTCGGGCCGAGTGGGTCGTCGTGCGCCTGGCGGACGGGGACCCGGTGGCTGCCGCATCGCTGTCGAGAGCGGTCTCCGCAGACGGCGCACCGCAGCGTCGCGGGGCGCCGGCGCCCCTGGCGGTCGCCCGGCCGGCGTCGGTCGCCCCGCCGGCGCCCGACGTCGTGCCGGGGATGGACCAACCGCGGCTCGTGGCAGCGATCGAGATCGACGGGGTCCACCTCGGCGAGATCCGTTGCGGGAGCAAGCTGGATGGTGCCTACACGGACCGCGACGCCCTGTTGGTCGAGACCCTGGGCCGGCAGGCGGCCTGGGCCCTCCGCAACGTCCAGCTCTCACGAGAATTGACTGCCAAGGTCGACGAGCTGCAGGCGTCCCGGGTGCGGATCCTGCAGGCCGAGGAGGCCGGCCGCCGACGGCTGGAGCGGGATCTGCACGACGGCGTCCAGCAGGAGCTGGTCGCTCTCCTCGCCCGGCTGGGGCTGGCCGCGAACCAGCTGCGGCGCGGCTCGCCGTTGGCTGCGGGGACGATCGCCGATGCCCATGCCGAGGCGCGGACGGCGTTGGAGGATCTGCAGGAGGTGGTCCGCGGGATCCATCCCACCCTGCTCGCCGACCGAGGCCTGGTGGCGGCGGTGGAGGCTCGTGCCGTCCGGATGCCCGTTCCGGTGGCGGTCAGCAGCGATGAGGCGGCCCGGTCCGGACGATTCACCGACGACGTCGAGTCCAGCGCCTACTTCGTCGTGTCGGAGTGCCTGACCAACGTGGCCAAGCATGCCCCCTACGCCTCGGTGGCGGTCACCTTCCGGCTCGCCCACGATCTGCTCCACCTATCGGTGACCGACGACGGGCCCGGATTCGACGTCGACTCGCACTGGGGCAGTGGACTCACGGGCCTGCAGGATCGCGTCGAGGCGTGCGGGGGGCGCCTCGACGTCAGCAGCCGTCCGGGGATGGGCACCACGATCACCGCCGAGCTCCCGACGTCAGGAGGAGGGACATCATGA
- a CDS encoding aminodeoxychorismate lyase, giving the protein MTAQLVAVLGRGVVDPDEPVLYADDAGLTRGDGVFDTCRVVHDGSARVLHLDRHLARFAESARVLGLPAPDLPAWRDLITTALDSWTESGEASLKIILTRGPAHRPGTPTGLLLLTAVDPDSQARARAGLRVVTLSRGYRSDVFASAPWLLGGAKTLSYGINVAAKREATARGADDVLFVSTDGFLLEGPTAGLVVALGRQIVSVPTGATGVLASVTVETITAGAAAAGWETAAELLTPDDLADCAGAWLVSTVRGVCPILDLDGTSLPYDPELTATVAGWAGF; this is encoded by the coding sequence ATGACCGCCCAACTCGTCGCCGTCCTGGGGCGCGGCGTGGTCGATCCCGACGAGCCGGTGCTCTACGCCGATGACGCCGGTCTGACCCGCGGCGACGGCGTGTTCGACACCTGCCGGGTCGTGCACGACGGATCGGCCCGGGTCCTGCACCTCGACCGGCACCTGGCCCGCTTCGCCGAGTCCGCCCGGGTCCTCGGCCTTCCGGCGCCCGACCTGCCGGCCTGGCGCGATCTCATCACGACCGCGCTCGACTCCTGGACCGAGTCCGGCGAGGCCAGCCTCAAGATCATCCTCACCCGCGGGCCGGCGCATCGACCGGGGACGCCGACAGGGCTGCTCCTACTCACCGCGGTCGACCCCGACAGCCAGGCCAGAGCGCGCGCCGGGCTGCGCGTCGTCACACTGAGTCGGGGCTACCGCTCGGACGTCTTCGCGTCGGCTCCGTGGCTGCTGGGTGGTGCCAAGACCCTGTCGTACGGCATCAACGTCGCGGCGAAGCGCGAGGCGACGGCCCGCGGGGCGGACGACGTCCTCTTCGTGTCCACCGACGGGTTCCTCCTCGAGGGGCCGACCGCTGGACTAGTGGTGGCTCTCGGACGGCAAATCGTGTCAGTGCCGACCGGTGCGACAGGGGTCCTCGCCTCCGTCACCGTCGAGACCATCACGGCGGGAGCAGCCGCGGCCGGCTGGGAGACGGCGGCCGAGCTGCTGACTCCCGACGACCTGGCCGACTGTGCCGGGGCATGGCTGGTCTCCACCGTCCGCGGGGTGTGCCCGATCCTCGACCTGGACGGCACCAGCCTGCCGTACGATCCGGAGCTCACGGCGACGGTGGCGGGTTGGGCCGGATTCTGA
- a CDS encoding cation diffusion facilitator family transporter: protein MRRSDPAAAGMDAHAGGHDHPHEHHHHDHLHDHEHGHGHGLEHEHGHGHGHGHGHQHGHGHGHEHGGVRGFLYETFVPHSHDAADRIDDALEGSAEGIRAVRISLVLMLATAVVQAAVVVVSGSVALLADTIHNFSDALTAVPLWIAFALSRRAPTRRFSYGLGRSEDLAGLFIVGVIVASAVVAAWQSIDRLIHPHPLENLGWIAAAGMVGFLGNELVARYRLGVGRRIGSAALEADGVHARTDGFTSLAVVFGALGAWLGFPLADPIVGLLISVMIVAMLWRTAQDIGLRLMDGTDPDLTDEVLGALVALPGVTGVHDLRIRAMGHAHLMEVTLDVPGHLTMAEAEDVRARAEAVARERVPRLDGLTLSCHAEHVGR from the coding sequence ATGCGCAGATCGGACCCGGCCGCCGCCGGGATGGACGCCCACGCCGGTGGTCACGACCACCCCCACGAGCATCATCACCATGACCACCTGCATGACCATGAGCATGGGCATGGGCACGGTCTTGAGCATGAGCATGGGCACGGTCATGGGCATGGGCACGGGCATCAGCATGGGCACGGGCATGGGCATGAGCACGGCGGGGTGCGCGGCTTCCTGTACGAGACCTTCGTCCCGCACAGCCACGACGCCGCCGACCGGATCGACGATGCTCTCGAGGGCAGTGCCGAAGGCATCCGGGCGGTCCGGATCAGTCTGGTCCTGATGCTGGCCACGGCGGTCGTCCAGGCCGCGGTGGTCGTGGTCAGTGGGTCGGTCGCCCTGCTGGCGGACACCATCCACAATTTCTCCGATGCTCTGACGGCGGTGCCGTTGTGGATCGCCTTCGCACTGTCCCGCCGCGCTCCCACCCGTCGGTTCAGCTACGGACTGGGGCGCTCGGAGGACCTCGCAGGGCTGTTCATCGTCGGGGTGATCGTCGCCTCGGCCGTCGTCGCCGCGTGGCAGTCGATCGACCGGTTGATCCATCCCCACCCGCTGGAGAACCTCGGGTGGATCGCGGCCGCGGGGATGGTGGGCTTCCTGGGCAACGAGCTCGTCGCCCGCTACCGGCTCGGGGTCGGCCGCCGGATCGGATCCGCTGCCCTGGAGGCCGATGGTGTGCACGCGCGTACGGACGGCTTCACCTCGCTCGCGGTGGTGTTCGGCGCGCTCGGCGCCTGGCTCGGGTTCCCCTTGGCCGATCCGATCGTCGGCCTGCTGATCTCGGTGATGATCGTCGCGATGCTGTGGCGTACGGCGCAGGACATCGGGCTGCGCCTGATGGATGGAACGGATCCCGACCTGACCGACGAGGTGCTGGGCGCACTGGTGGCTCTGCCGGGAGTGACCGGCGTCCATGATCTGAGGATCCGCGCGATGGGCCACGCCCACCTGATGGAGGTGACGCTCGACGTCCCGGGTCACCTCACCATGGCGGAAGCCGAGGACGTCCGTGCCCGGGCTGAGGCGGTCGCCCGCGAGCGGGTGCCTCGACTCGACGGGCTGACGCTCTCCTGTCACGCCGAGCACGTCGGCCGCTGA